A genomic region of Conger conger chromosome 6, fConCon1.1, whole genome shotgun sequence contains the following coding sequences:
- the LOC133130508 gene encoding B-cadherin-like gives MSTDTVISEPGDSQHDHQHKVGSITPVQPQHSAALPVLMFPRSSKGLKRQKRDWVIPPINFPENDRGPFPKQMVQIRSSRDKEVPMHYKITGPGADQPPVQLFKIDQDSGWLSVTQPLDRERQDKYKLFVHAEAVGATTAAEDPMEIIIFVIDQNDNRPKFTEETFFGELAEGSKAGFEFMKVTAVDLDAPGSANSDIRYRIESQDPESPLREMYFINPLTGGIQLKSEGLDRGNFPKYTLVISAADIEGNGLSTTCKASITVTDSNNNAPQFDPNSYTVTVPENEVGALVVKMPVTDGDEPHTLAWSTKYKIIEGDNGGFFNVTTGPSKLEGIITTVKGLDFEKNAKYTLLVTVENDSPFVTNLPTSTATVIVNVKDVNEAPVFNPVEEVVIKPENLETGADIIAYTATDPDTARNQKVWYKLGDDPDGWLNVNKETGLIKARSPMDRESPFVKGGRYRALILAIDDDEVPATGTGTLLIELEDVNDNAPTIEERVITICNRESQPVTLSVTDRDGPGFTSPFRVDLQGVSANNWTARMNGTKTGIILGLKIFLDQADYNVVLRVYDNNGLFQENTVLAKVCDCKANDYSCANNAVAGVVLPGILGILGAVLLLL, from the exons AtgtccacagacacagtgatTTCTGAACCTGGAGACAGTCAGCATGACCATCAACACAAGGTGGGCAGCATCACTCCTGTGCAG CCTCAGcactctgcagctcttccagTGCTGATGTTTCCACGCTCTTCCAAAGGgctgaagaggcagaagagggaCTGGGTCATTCCCCCCATCAACTTCCCAGAGAACGACAGAGGCCCCTTCCCCAAACAGATGGTGCAG ATCAGATCCAGCAGGGATAAGGAAGTGCCGATGCATTACAAAATCACTGGGCCTGGGGCAGATCAGCCCCCTGTTCAGCTGTTCAAAATTGACCAAGACTCTGGCTGGCTCAGTGTCACACAGCCTTTGGACCGAGAGAGGCAAGATAAATATAAA CTCTTTGTTCACGCTGAAGCAGTGGGTGCAACTACTGCGGCCGAGGATCCCATGGAAATTATCATCTTTGTGATCGATCAGAACGATAACAGACCCAAATTCACTGAAGAAACCTTTTTTGGCGAGTTAGCTGAAGGATCCAAAGCAG GTTTTGAATTTATGAAGGTGACCGCTGTTGATCTAGATGCACCTGGTTCAGCTAATTCTGACATTAGATACAGAATTGAGAGCCAAGACCCAGAGAGTCCATTACGAGAGATGTACTTTATTAACCCTCTAACTGGAGGGATCCAACTGAAGTCAGAGGGGCTGGACAGAGGG AACTTTCCTAAATATACATTGGTAATTAGCGCTGCTGATATAGAGGGGAACGGCCTCTCAACCACCTGCAAAGCAAGCATCACAGTAACCGACAGCAACAACAACGCTCCTCAGTTTGACCCAAATTCA TACACAGTGACTGTCCCTGAGAATGAAGTGGGTGCCCTAGTGGTGAAAATGCCAGTGACTGATGGGGATGAACCTCACACACTAGCCTGGTCAACTAAATACAAGATTATTGAAGGAGACAATGGAGGGTTCTTCAATGTTACCACTGGACCCAGCAAGCTGGAGGGCATTATTACTACAGTCAAG GGCCTTGATTTTGAGAAGAACGCAAAGTACACCTTGTTGGTCACCGTGGAGAACGATTCCCCGTTTGTCACCAATCTGCCCACCTCCACTGCCACAGTTATTGTGAACGTGAAGGATGTGAACGAGGCTCCAGTGTTTAATCCAGTCGAAGAGGTGGTCATTAAACCAGAGAACCTGGAAACTGGTGCTGACATAATTGCATATACAGCAACTGACCCTGACACGGCAAGAAATCAGAAAGTGTG GTATAAATTGGGCGATGATCCAGATGGATGGCTGAACGTCAATAAAGAGACTGGACTTATCAAAGCGAGGAGCCCCATGGATAGAGAATCTCCCTTTGTCAAAGGGGGCAGATACCGGGCCCTCATCCTTGCCATTGATGACG aTGAAGTCCCTGCAACGGGAACCGGGACTCTGCTGATTGAGCTGGAAGATGTAAATGACAACGCTCCCACAATCGAGGAGAGGGTGATCACGATCTGTAACCGAGAATCTCAGCCCGTGACGCTGTCCGTCACCGACCGAGACGGGCCTGGATTCACCTCCCCTTTCCGGGTGGATCTACAGGGAGTGAGCGCGAACAACTGGACCGCTCGCATGAATGGCACAA AGACGGGCATAATACTAGGACTGAAAATCTTTTTGGACCAGGCTGACTACAACGTTGTACTCCGTGTATATGACAACAACGGACTGTTCCAGGAAAACACTGTCCTTGCAAAAGTGTGCGACTGCAAAGCAAATGACTACTCGTGCGCCAATAATGCTGTGGCCGGTGTAGTCCTGCCAGGAATTCTGGGAATTTTGGGAGCGGTCCTGCTTTTACTCTGA